ATACGACGATGTCACCGAGGACGGGGTCGTCGTCGAGGGGAAAGGTGAGGACGTCCGTCGGCGCGTCCACGCCCCGGTAACGGCCGTTGAGTTCACGGATTTCCTCGTCGCCTACGAACGAGAGGGAGATCTCCGCTGCCGGAACCCCTTCCCGCCGAAGCCCCTCTTCGAGCATGCGAGCGAGGAGGTCCTCTTCTTCCTCGCTCAGGCGAAAGTCACGGGCGGCGTACCGGATGTCGAGTTCGAGAGCCACGGAAATTCCTCCTCCGTCGGACATCAGGAGAGCCGGCGGATCCGGAGCGCCCGATCGGCGCTCCTCGGCAAAGGCGCGGACGAAGGGACAGCGCTTACGGCGAGGGGGAGGACGACGGTTCGGTGCCGGAAGCGGGAGGCGCACCTTCCCCGCCCGACGAATCCCGAGAAGTCTCCGAGTCGCTCCCCCCGCCTTCCCGGAAGAGGCCGGTGGAGGGGAGCTTGGGGTATTCGATGCGCCGGTGGAAGATCCCCGCAAGCGTCTCCAGGAACGCACGGCGGATGAGCTCGATCTCGCGCATCGTGAGGTCGCACTCCCCGAGCTGCCCGTCTTCGATCTTTTCGTGGATCACCTCGCTCACCGCGGCTTCGACTTCCTGGGGGGTCGGCTGCTTCAACGAGCGCACCGTCGCCTCCACGCTGTCCGCAAGCATCACGATCGCCGCCTCTTTGAACTGCGGCTTGGGACCGGGGTAGCGGAACGCCTCTACGCGCGCGTCGGGGTCGTGTTCGCGTGCGCGCGCGTAAAAGTACCGGAGGACGCTCGTCCCGTGGTGCTGTGCGGCGATGTCCACGATGGCCTTGGGAAAGCGGTGTTCCTCGAGGATGCGTACCCCGTCCGCGACGTGCGCGAAGATGATGTCCCGGCTCACGAAGGGCGAAAGGTGCTCGTGGGGGCTAGGGCCGCCCATCTCGTTTTCCACGAAGTACGCCGG
This window of the Brockia lithotrophica genome carries:
- a CDS encoding Metal-dependent hydrolase YbeY, involved in rRNA and/or ribosome maturation and assembly codes for the protein MRLPLPAPNRRPPPRRKRCPFVRAFAEERRSGAPDPPALLMSDGGGISVALELDIRYAARDFRLSEEEEDLLARMLEEGLRREGVPAAEISLSFVGDEEIRELNGRYRGVDAPTDVLTFPLDDDPVLGDIVVSVPTARRQAEAYGHSLRREIFFLIVHGFYHLLGYDHDTEEAEAEMFRRQEELLAAFGITR